From one Thalassospira lucentensis genomic stretch:
- a CDS encoding glycosyltransferase family 2 protein, whose protein sequence is MKICAVIPTHNHHDVLADVVARIREYDLPVIIIDDGSNVQTHDVVAALHDPENGVTCQHLDENGGKGVAVMAGLAMAERAGFTHAIQVDADGQHNLDRIEEMIRIAREDPAALITGLPVYDDSIPEKRRIGRWISHVWVWIETLSTHIRDSMCGFRVYPVSESLAVWREEGCGHKMDFDTELMVRLYWRGVPIHHVPTEVTYPKNNTSNFRMWKDNVLISWMHTRLFFGMLIRLPGFIARGGHFGQKHRTGIDPEKHPETGGKSARHWSEIDERGMYWGIRFLGMVYRYGGRRLCMVVMFPIIAYFFATGRIARRASQDFLTRIAAITGHPKPGLRDSFRHFMNFGESALDKIAAWSGEMKIDDLDLPDHAESLFDYIPRDQAVILFVSHFGNIELVRAIASRDRDFRVNVLLHQKNAARFGRVLQKFAPESQVDLIEVTEIGPDTAMLLREKVERGEWIVIAADRVAIGARDKSVSVPFLGDPAPFPQGPFVLAHLLQCPVYMAAAWRNGNRFEIAWEKLADKITLPRANRVGKITEYAEQYAGWLEKLVVTRPLQWFNFYDFWANKKDNNE, encoded by the coding sequence ATGAAAATCTGTGCCGTCATCCCCACCCATAACCATCATGATGTCCTGGCTGATGTCGTGGCGCGCATCCGCGAATATGATCTGCCGGTGATCATCATTGATGACGGCTCGAACGTGCAAACGCATGATGTTGTGGCAGCCCTGCACGATCCCGAAAACGGGGTTACCTGTCAGCATCTCGATGAAAATGGCGGCAAGGGTGTGGCGGTGATGGCGGGCCTTGCCATGGCTGAACGCGCCGGTTTCACCCACGCCATTCAGGTCGATGCCGACGGGCAGCACAATCTTGACCGGATCGAAGAAATGATCCGCATCGCCCGCGAAGACCCGGCTGCCCTCATCACCGGCCTTCCGGTCTATGACGACAGCATCCCGGAAAAACGCCGCATCGGGCGCTGGATTTCCCATGTCTGGGTCTGGATCGAAACATTATCGACCCATATCCGCGACAGCATGTGCGGCTTTCGCGTGTATCCGGTATCCGAAAGCCTCGCGGTCTGGCGCGAAGAAGGCTGCGGCCATAAAATGGATTTCGACACCGAACTGATGGTGCGCCTTTACTGGCGCGGTGTCCCGATCCATCACGTTCCGACCGAAGTCACATATCCCAAAAACAACACATCGAACTTCCGCATGTGGAAGGACAATGTCCTGATCAGTTGGATGCACACCCGGCTGTTCTTTGGCATGCTGATCCGCCTGCCGGGCTTTATCGCGCGTGGCGGTCACTTCGGGCAGAAACACCGCACCGGTATTGATCCCGAAAAACATCCTGAAACCGGGGGAAAATCCGCCCGGCACTGGTCGGAAATTGATGAACGCGGCATGTATTGGGGCATCCGGTTCCTTGGCATGGTTTACCGTTATGGCGGGCGGCGACTTTGCATGGTGGTGATGTTTCCGATCATTGCCTATTTCTTTGCCACCGGGCGGATTGCAAGGCGGGCTTCGCAGGATTTCCTGACCCGGATTGCCGCCATCACCGGCCACCCCAAACCGGGCCTGCGTGACAGTTTCCGCCATTTCATGAATTTCGGCGAAAGCGCGCTGGATAAGATCGCCGCATGGTCAGGCGAAATGAAGATCGATGATCTTGACCTGCCCGATCACGCCGAAAGCCTGTTTGACTATATACCGCGTGATCAGGCCGTCATCCTGTTCGTATCCCATTTCGGCAATATCGAACTGGTCAGGGCGATTGCCAGCCGCGACCGCGATTTTCGTGTCAATGTGCTATTGCATCAAAAAAACGCTGCCCGCTTTGGCCGTGTCCTGCAAAAATTCGCCCCCGAAAGCCAGGTTGATCTGATCGAGGTCACCGAAATCGGCCCCGATACCGCGATGCTGCTGCGTGAAAAGGTCGAACGCGGCGAATGGATCGTGATTGCGGCTGACCGCGTTGCCATTGGTGCGCGTGATAAATCGGTAAGTGTCCCGTTTCTGGGCGATCCGGCTCCGTTCCCGCAGGGGCCGTTTGTTCTGGCCCATCTGCTGCAATGCCCGGTTTACATGGCCGCCGCATGGCGCAACGGAAACCGGTTTGAAATCGCGTGGGAAAAACTGGCCGATAAAATAACCCTGCCGCGTGCCAACCGGGTCGGTAAAATCACCGAATATGCCGAACAATATGCAGGCTGGCTTGAAAAGCTTGTTGTGACGCGGCCGCTGCAATGGTTCAATTTCTATGACTTCTGGGCGAATAAAAAGGACAACAATGAATAA
- a CDS encoding aromatic amino acid ammonia-lyase, producing MNNSRTTVLFGEENLRIEDIVALAEQRALPVLSSDPEFTSRIQAGADFLDRELRDHGHIYGVTTGYGDSVSRRVPPELVAELPLHLSRFHGCGLGDILTPDQARAVLAVRLASLCTGYSGVSLDLLRQLAGLLEHDITPLIPEEGSVGASGDLTPLSYVAAALIGERDVLYRGQKMTALDALATSGLTPLTLRPKEALAIMNGTSVMTAMMCQAFVRADYLCRLTARITALASIGLLGNPAHFDKRLFAAKPHPGQARIASFIETDLADLGADYAPARLQDRYSLRCAPHVIGVLADMMPTFRATLETELNSANDNPLIDVEGETILHGGHFYGGHVAFVADGMKTLIANLADLMDRQMALLVDTKFNHGLPSNLSGSDADRASINHGLKAVQIGVSAWTAEALKNTMPASVFSRSTECHNQDKVSMGTIAARDCLRILQLTEQVAAANLIAVKQAITLRLKNGDIKPEQLGSDITAFLDALGTDIPFIAEDQPLEATLRLLIDRIQSRHWALYGGDLAS from the coding sequence ATGAATAACAGCCGCACCACTGTCCTGTTTGGCGAGGAAAACCTGCGCATCGAAGATATCGTTGCCCTTGCCGAACAACGCGCCCTGCCCGTCCTCTCATCCGACCCGGAGTTCACCAGCCGCATTCAGGCCGGGGCCGATTTCCTTGATCGGGAATTGCGCGATCACGGCCATATCTATGGTGTGACCACCGGCTATGGTGATTCCGTTTCGCGCCGTGTGCCACCCGAACTGGTCGCCGAACTGCCGCTGCATCTCAGCCGGTTTCACGGCTGCGGCCTTGGCGATATCCTCACGCCCGATCAGGCGCGCGCCGTCCTTGCCGTCCGGCTTGCATCACTTTGCACCGGCTATTCCGGTGTCAGCCTTGATCTTCTGCGCCAGCTTGCCGGTCTTCTGGAACATGACATCACGCCCCTGATCCCCGAAGAAGGATCGGTCGGCGCCAGCGGCGATCTGACCCCGCTTTCCTATGTGGCTGCCGCCCTGATCGGTGAACGCGATGTGCTTTATCGCGGCCAGAAAATGACCGCCCTTGATGCGCTTGCTACGTCCGGGTTAACGCCGTTAACGCTGCGCCCCAAGGAAGCCCTCGCCATCATGAACGGCACATCGGTCATGACCGCCATGATGTGTCAGGCTTTCGTGCGTGCCGATTACCTGTGCCGCCTGACCGCACGCATTACAGCACTTGCCTCTATCGGGTTGCTCGGCAATCCGGCCCATTTTGACAAACGCCTGTTTGCTGCAAAACCCCATCCGGGGCAGGCCCGCATTGCGTCCTTTATCGAAACCGACCTTGCCGATCTGGGCGCGGATTATGCCCCCGCCCGGTTGCAGGATCGTTATTCGCTGCGCTGTGCGCCGCATGTCATCGGCGTTCTGGCCGACATGATGCCGACCTTCCGCGCAACCCTTGAAACCGAACTGAACAGTGCCAATGACAACCCGCTGATCGATGTCGAAGGCGAAACCATCCTGCATGGCGGTCATTTCTATGGCGGGCATGTTGCCTTCGTCGCCGATGGCATGAAAACCCTGATCGCCAATCTGGCTGATCTGATGGACCGGCAGATGGCGCTTCTGGTCGATACCAAATTCAATCATGGCCTGCCATCGAACCTGTCGGGATCGGATGCGGATCGCGCTTCGATCAATCATGGGCTCAAGGCCGTGCAGATCGGCGTTTCCGCCTGGACGGCAGAGGCATTGAAAAACACCATGCCCGCCAGCGTCTTTTCCCGTTCGACCGAATGCCATAACCAGGACAAGGTCAGCATGGGAACGATTGCCGCCCGTGATTGCCTGCGCATCCTGCAACTGACCGAACAGGTCGCGGCTGCCAACCTGATTGCCGTCAAACAGGCGATCACGCTGCGCCTCAAAAACGGGGACATCAAACCCGAACAACTTGGCAGTGATATCACCGCCTTCCTGGATGCGCTTGGCACCGACATCCCATTCATCGCCGAAGACCAGCCGCTCGAAGCAACCCTCCGCCTTCTGATCGACCGCATTCAATCGCGCCACTGGGCGCTTTATGGCGGGGATCTGGCATCATGA
- a CDS encoding thioesterase family protein encodes MISASVTETVQFYHLDPMNVVWHGNYVQFFENARCALLDQIDYNYPQMDASGYVWPVVDMRVKYVRPCTFGQNITITATLREYENRLKIDYLVSDSKTGEKLTKGFTIQVAVEKSSGEMLYRSPNFFIEKMEALV; translated from the coding sequence ATGATCAGTGCGTCGGTCACCGAAACGGTGCAGTTCTATCACCTTGATCCGATGAATGTCGTTTGGCACGGAAATTACGTGCAATTCTTTGAAAATGCCCGCTGCGCGCTGCTGGATCAGATCGACTACAACTATCCGCAAATGGATGCGTCGGGCTATGTCTGGCCGGTGGTGGATATGCGGGTCAAATATGTCCGCCCCTGCACCTTCGGGCAGAATATCACGATCACCGCGACGCTCCGCGAATATGAAAACCGGCTTAAAATCGACTATCTGGTCAGCGACAGCAAAACCGGTGAAAAACTGACCAAGGGCTTCACCATTCAGGTCGCGGTCGAAAAATCCAGCGGCGAAATGCTCTATCGCAGCCCCAATTTCTTCATCGAAAAGATGGAGGCCCTTGTTTGA
- a CDS encoding outer membrane lipoprotein carrier protein LolA: MTPIRRLIASVATAALLAAGMAGTARADDIPSPATIGTEQYLGGSFTMDRHLDGFDKPLTSNGDFVLSPARGLVWRTLAPFPGTTILDDHGITRIDDQGNRDELARGDQFRQFVELISAVLAGNWQPLEQRFDIAKDTTEQGAWQVILTPKDGSTIQNQISKITATGTDFVENVRLEKPTGDHDAITLSDQSLQSLPLPPEFAALLTGTGQ, from the coding sequence TTGACCCCGATCCGCCGCCTGATCGCATCCGTCGCAACCGCCGCCCTGCTGGCTGCAGGCATGGCCGGCACCGCACGGGCGGATGATATCCCATCCCCGGCGACAATCGGCACAGAACAATACCTCGGCGGCAGTTTCACCATGGACCGCCACCTTGACGGCTTTGACAAACCGCTCACCTCGAACGGCGATTTCGTCCTGTCCCCGGCACGCGGGCTGGTCTGGCGCACCCTTGCCCCGTTTCCCGGCACCACGATCCTTGATGATCACGGCATCACCCGCATCGATGATCAGGGCAACCGCGACGAGTTGGCGCGTGGCGATCAGTTCCGCCAGTTTGTCGAACTGATTTCTGCCGTCCTTGCCGGAAACTGGCAACCGCTGGAGCAGCGCTTTGACATCGCCAAGGACACAACCGAACAAGGCGCGTGGCAGGTCATCCTGACGCCAAAGGATGGCAGCACCATCCAAAACCAGATCAGCAAAATCACCGCCACGGGTACTGATTTTGTTGAAAATGTCCGCCTCGAAAAACCGACCGGCGATCATGATGCCATCACCCTTTCCGATCAGTCATTGCAAAGCCTGCCGCTGCCGCCCGAATTTGCCGCCCTTCTGACCGGCACAGGTCAGTAA
- a CDS encoding NAD(P)/FAD-dependent oxidoreductase, translating to MKPDCDIAIIGAGPAGSVIAKFLHDAGMAVTVLEAETFPRFVIGESLLPNCMNVLERAGLLGAVTDAGFQFKNGAVFECGPQYMSIDFRQNFEPSACWGTTFQVKRARFDQILAGETARAGVDIRFGHRVTSAQLADGDCRLGFTDANGNPGELRARFVVDASGYGRVLPRMLGLARPGKSIERRALFTHMRDHITDPGYDREKILITVHPTRHEIWYWLIPFSDGTASIGAIYPDNDPAFDGMSDQDIFNQLINDTRLGSLLANAEPIRDLNSIAGYSAQSEKLFGDGYVLLGNSAGFLDPVFSSGVTIAMHSAELAAKALIARHNGNAVDWNMDFAEPLSKGVDTFRAYVDAWYDGRLQTIIFNQPDDDSQLKRMVVSILAGYAWNMENPLVAKTERYLEMLHDLCAPSS from the coding sequence GTGAAACCCGATTGCGATATCGCCATCATCGGTGCCGGGCCGGCCGGATCGGTCATTGCCAAATTCCTGCATGATGCCGGCATGGCCGTCACCGTGCTCGAAGCCGAAACATTCCCGCGCTTCGTGATCGGCGAAAGTCTGCTGCCCAACTGCATGAATGTACTTGAACGTGCCGGGCTTCTGGGTGCCGTGACCGATGCCGGGTTCCAGTTTAAAAACGGTGCCGTCTTCGAATGCGGCCCCCAATATATGTCGATTGATTTCCGCCAGAATTTCGAACCATCCGCTTGCTGGGGCACCACGTTTCAGGTTAAGCGCGCCCGCTTTGATCAGATTCTGGCAGGTGAAACCGCGCGCGCCGGGGTCGATATCCGCTTTGGCCACCGCGTCACATCCGCACAACTTGCCGATGGCGATTGCCGTCTTGGCTTCACCGATGCCAATGGCAATCCGGGTGAACTCCGTGCCAGGTTCGTGGTCGATGCCAGTGGCTATGGCCGCGTCCTTCCCCGGATGCTCGGCCTTGCCCGCCCCGGCAAGTCGATTGAGCGCCGCGCGTTATTCACGCATATGCGCGATCACATCACCGATCCCGGTTATGACCGCGAAAAAATCCTGATCACGGTGCATCCGACCCGTCATGAAATCTGGTACTGGCTGATCCCGTTTTCCGATGGCACCGCGTCCATCGGCGCGATCTATCCCGATAATGATCCGGCCTTTGACGGCATGTCCGATCAGGACATTTTCAATCAGCTGATCAACGATACACGTCTCGGAAGCCTTCTGGCCAATGCCGAACCAATCCGCGATCTCAATTCCATCGCCGGATATAGCGCGCAATCGGAAAAACTTTTTGGCGATGGCTATGTGCTGCTTGGCAATTCGGCGGGCTTCCTTGATCCGGTCTTTTCATCGGGTGTGACCATCGCCATGCATTCCGCCGAACTGGCCGCCAAGGCCTTGATCGCGCGTCATAATGGCAATGCTGTCGACTGGAACATGGATTTTGCCGAACCACTGTCAAAGGGGGTCGATACGTTCCGGGCTTACGTCGATGCATGGTATGACGGACGGTTACAGACGATTATTTTCAATCAGCCCGATGACGATTCACAACTGAAACGTATGGTCGTTTCGATCCTTGCAGGTTATGCATGGAATATGGAAAACCCGCTGGTCGCCAAAACCGAACGCTATCTTGAGATGTTGCACGATCTATGCGCTCCGTCGTCGTAA
- a CDS encoding DUF3261 domain-containing protein, with the protein MPDLTMPDFSMPDVFTSTPAQTVMLDEGYAFTLPEQPWADDDTIDVTQQVTASWKNISSTETETGTFQARLSLEHDHVRIVMIDDLGRRAIDIDWTTDALSVQTADWLPATLDARRMLADIVMVYWPLDVVRDALPGNMSIRETMGERMLRMDDSGRAYARIERPIRDVWQGVANLRNERFGYAITIRSQRTGSSS; encoded by the coding sequence ATGCCCGATCTGACAATGCCCGACTTTTCCATGCCGGACGTCTTCACATCAACACCGGCGCAAACCGTGATGCTTGACGAGGGTTACGCATTCACCCTGCCTGAACAGCCATGGGCCGATGATGACACCATCGACGTCACCCAGCAGGTCACCGCAAGCTGGAAAAACATCAGCAGCACCGAAACCGAAACCGGCACCTTTCAGGCCCGCCTGTCCCTTGAACACGATCACGTCCGCATCGTCATGATCGATGATCTGGGCCGTCGCGCGATTGATATCGACTGGACGACCGATGCCCTGTCGGTCCAAACCGCCGACTGGCTGCCCGCAACACTTGATGCCAGGCGCATGCTTGCCGATATCGTCATGGTCTATTGGCCGCTGGATGTCGTGCGCGATGCCCTGCCGGGCAATATGTCGATCCGTGAAACCATGGGTGAACGCATGCTTCGCATGGATGACAGCGGCCGCGCCTACGCCCGGATCGAACGCCCGATCCGCGATGTCTGGCAGGGTGTGGCAAACCTTCGCAATGAACGGTTCGGCTATGCCATCACGATCCGTTCACAACGGACCGGATCGTCATCATGA
- a CDS encoding beta-ketoacyl-[acyl-carrier-protein] synthase family protein, protein MTPGSLYLSALGIVSALGSGIDESRTTLFGDRPADMIARDGFLPDRTTILGTVTHDPEPLPENLARHDTRNNRLLWAATRQIETDITNLIADIGRDRIGVIMGTSTSGIEEGTSDYEAALDGGAFPETFVYSHQEIGSPADFLRDAFDLGGPSYAISTACSSSAKAFAAGARLINTGLCDAVLVGGVDSLCRLTVRGFDALQSVSNGICNPMSINRDGINIGEGAAIFILRRNAHPDAGDIELLGVGESSDAHHPNAPHPDGRGAALAMQNALANAKLKPSDIAYINLHGTATPLNDGMEARAVCDVLGANVPASSTKPMTGHTLGAAGAIEAAMLWLSLCNAAQGAPLPRHIWDGATDPEIPDINLVTRPGTKLPPADRLAMMSNSFAFGGSNVSVILGRGWNRGDRA, encoded by the coding sequence ATGACGCCGGGTTCGCTCTATCTTTCCGCCCTTGGCATCGTATCGGCCCTTGGCAGCGGGATCGATGAAAGCCGCACGACCCTGTTTGGGGATCGCCCGGCGGATATGATCGCGCGCGATGGCTTCCTTCCCGACCGCACGACGATCCTTGGGACAGTTACGCATGATCCCGAACCGCTACCCGAAAACCTTGCCCGCCACGATACCCGCAACAACCGTCTGCTTTGGGCCGCAACCCGGCAGATCGAAACCGATATCACCAATCTGATCGCCGATATCGGCCGCGACCGCATCGGTGTCATCATGGGCACCAGCACATCGGGCATCGAAGAGGGCACAAGCGATTACGAAGCCGCCCTTGATGGCGGTGCCTTCCCCGAAACCTTCGTCTATAGCCATCAGGAAATCGGATCGCCTGCGGATTTCCTGCGCGATGCCTTTGATCTTGGCGGACCGTCCTATGCGATTTCAACCGCCTGCTCGTCGAGTGCCAAGGCTTTCGCCGCCGGGGCGCGCCTGATCAATACCGGGCTATGCGATGCGGTTCTGGTTGGCGGCGTCGATAGCCTCTGCCGTCTGACCGTGCGCGGCTTTGATGCCCTGCAATCGGTATCAAACGGCATTTGTAATCCCATGAGCATCAATCGCGACGGCATCAATATCGGCGAAGGAGCCGCGATCTTCATCCTGCGCCGTAATGCCCATCCCGATGCGGGCGACATCGAATTGCTCGGTGTCGGTGAAAGTTCCGACGCCCATCACCCCAATGCGCCGCATCCCGATGGCCGGGGGGCCGCCTTGGCAATGCAAAACGCGCTGGCGAATGCCAAACTCAAACCATCCGACATCGCCTATATCAATCTCCACGGCACCGCGACCCCGCTTAATGACGGGATGGAAGCCCGTGCGGTCTGCGATGTTCTGGGTGCCAACGTCCCGGCAAGCTCCACCAAGCCCATGACCGGTCATACGCTGGGTGCTGCGGGCGCCATCGAAGCCGCCATGCTGTGGCTATCGCTTTGCAATGCCGCCCAAGGTGCCCCCCTGCCACGTCATATCTGGGATGGTGCGACTGATCCCGAAATTCCCGACATCAATCTGGTGACCAGACCGGGCACGAAATTGCCGCCCGCGGATCGGCTGGCGATGATGAGCAACTCGTTTGCCTTTGGCGGCAGCAACGTCTCGGTCATTCTGGGCCGGGGCTGGAACCGGGGGGACCGCGCATGA
- the fabG gene encoding 3-oxoacyl-ACP reductase FabG, which translates to MTETILVTGASKGIGAATARRLARDGFDIVVHYHSDQTGAEAVRDDIIALGRTARLIQFDIADRDATRTAIEADIADHGAPYGVILNAGLTRDGPFPALEDDDWDRVLHTNLDGFYNVIKPLIMPIIQRRKGGRIVALTSIAGIAGNRGQVNYAASKAGIIGAVKSLALELAKRKITVNAVAPGVIETQMTDDLPADEVKAMIPMRRYGTADEVAGTIAFLCSPDASYITRQVISVNGGML; encoded by the coding sequence ATGACAGAAACCATTCTGGTAACAGGTGCAAGCAAGGGGATCGGTGCCGCCACCGCGCGCCGACTTGCAAGGGACGGTTTTGATATCGTCGTCCATTATCATTCCGATCAAACCGGGGCCGAAGCCGTCCGTGATGATATCATCGCCCTTGGCCGCACGGCCCGTCTGATCCAGTTCGATATCGCCGACCGTGACGCGACACGTACCGCAATCGAGGCCGACATTGCCGATCATGGCGCGCCCTATGGTGTGATCCTCAATGCCGGGCTGACCCGCGATGGACCTTTCCCGGCGCTCGAAGACGACGATTGGGACCGGGTTCTGCACACCAATCTCGATGGCTTTTACAATGTGATCAAACCGCTGATCATGCCGATCATTCAACGGCGCAAGGGCGGGCGGATCGTGGCGCTCACCTCCATCGCCGGGATTGCCGGCAATCGCGGGCAGGTCAATTACGCGGCGTCAAAGGCCGGGATCATCGGGGCGGTCAAATCGCTTGCCCTTGAACTCGCCAAACGCAAAATCACCGTCAATGCCGTGGCCCCCGGCGTGATCGAAACCCAGATGACCGACGACCTGCCCGCGGACGAGGTCAAGGCGATGATCCCGATGCGCCGTTACGGCACGGCTGATGAGGTCGCGGGCACCATCGCGTTTCTGTGCAGCCCCGATGCGTCCTATATCACCCGTCAGGTCATCAGTGTGAATGGGGGCATGTTATGA
- a CDS encoding beta-ketoacyl-ACP synthase, with protein sequence MSHLNTTSTRRVVVTGMAGITALGDNWETISSRMAAGETGIRRMDDWDGKYDLRTRLAAPVQDFTLKGKFSRKQLRSMGRVAQMSVDATDKALEMAGLRDDTAILQGGRLGIAYGSSFGSTPPVLGFTRLMEHGDSNAITATSYIQMMSHTAAVNIGVLYGISGRIIPTSTACTSGSMGIGYAYEAIKFGMQDLMIAGGAEELCPTMVAVFDTLFATSTSNDAPELSPRPYDARRDGLVIGEGAGTLILEEYEHAKARGATIYGEIVGFASNSDGAHITQPAADKMEVALRKSLETAGLSSSDIDIVNGHGTATDHGDLAESKATRAVFDRAIPMHTLKGHFGHSLGACGAIEAWLGLEMMREGKFVATANLEQVDPECAELDYIFGDARSLSAEHMMSNNFAFGGINTSLIFRQI encoded by the coding sequence ATGAGCCACCTCAACACCACCTCCACCCGCCGCGTTGTCGTCACCGGCATGGCCGGCATCACCGCCCTTGGTGATAACTGGGAAACCATTTCATCGCGCATGGCCGCGGGCGAAACCGGCATCCGGCGCATGGATGACTGGGATGGCAAATATGATCTGCGTACACGCCTTGCCGCCCCGGTGCAGGACTTCACGCTCAAGGGTAAATTCAGCCGCAAACAGCTTCGCAGCATGGGCCGTGTTGCCCAGATGTCGGTCGATGCCACCGACAAGGCACTTGAAATGGCGGGGCTTCGTGATGATACCGCCATCCTGCAGGGCGGGCGTCTTGGCATTGCCTATGGCTCGTCCTTCGGAAGCACCCCGCCCGTTCTCGGCTTCACCCGCCTGATGGAACATGGCGACAGCAATGCCATCACCGCCACCAGCTACATCCAGATGATGAGCCACACGGCAGCCGTCAATATCGGCGTGCTCTATGGCATTTCCGGGCGCATCATCCCGACCTCGACCGCCTGCACATCGGGCAGCATGGGGATCGGATATGCGTATGAGGCCATAAAATTCGGCATGCAGGATCTGATGATCGCGGGCGGGGCGGAGGAACTCTGCCCCACCATGGTCGCCGTGTTCGATACCCTGTTTGCCACCAGCACAAGCAACGACGCCCCGGAACTCTCCCCGCGTCCCTATGATGCAAGGCGCGATGGTCTGGTGATCGGCGAAGGGGCCGGAACGCTGATCCTCGAAGAATACGAACATGCCAAGGCCCGCGGCGCCACCATCTATGGCGAAATCGTCGGCTTCGCCAGCAATTCGGACGGCGCACACATCACGCAGCCCGCGGCGGACAAAATGGAAGTCGCCCTTCGTAAATCGCTCGAAACTGCCGGGCTGTCATCATCGGATATCGATATCGTCAATGGCCACGGCACCGCGACGGATCACGGCGACCTTGCCGAAAGCAAGGCGACCCGTGCGGTGTTTGACCGCGCCATTCCGATGCACACGCTCAAGGGCCATTTCGGCCACAGCCTTGGCGCATGTGGTGCCATCGAGGCATGGCTGGGCCTTGAAATGATGCGCGAAGGCAAATTTGTCGCCACCGCCAATCTTGAACAGGTCGACCCGGAATGCGCCGAACTTGATTACATCTTTGGCGACGCCAGAAGCCTTTCGGCCGAACATATGATGAGCAACAATTTCGCCTTTGGCGGCATCAACACGTCCCTGATCTTCCGGCAAATCTGA
- a CDS encoding RidA family protein: MHKIIQPDGWKPPKGYANGVLADGVPLYIGGQIGWNADQVFVAKDFVGQMEQALRNIVDVLEAAGGGPEHLTRLTWYVVDKKEYLAKQREVGEAYRRVLGKNFPAMTMVVVSALVEDEALIEIEATASIPADRNAA; the protein is encoded by the coding sequence ATGCATAAAATCATTCAGCCAGACGGATGGAAACCGCCCAAGGGTTACGCAAATGGCGTGCTGGCCGACGGGGTGCCGCTTTATATCGGCGGGCAGATCGGCTGGAACGCTGATCAGGTCTTTGTCGCCAAGGATTTCGTCGGTCAGATGGAACAGGCGTTGCGCAATATCGTCGATGTGCTGGAGGCCGCCGGTGGCGGGCCGGAGCACCTGACACGGCTGACATGGTATGTGGTCGACAAGAAGGAATATCTTGCGAAACAGCGCGAGGTCGGCGAGGCGTATCGCCGCGTGCTTGGCAAGAATTTCCCGGCGATGACGATGGTTGTGGTAAGTGCCCTTGTCGAAGACGAAGCCCTGATCGAGATCGAGGCGACGGCATCGATCCCGGCGGATAGAAACGCGGCCTGA
- a CDS encoding thioesterase family protein: MTMFTYAQKVLFQHCDPAGIVFYPRYFEMINATVEEWFEARIGFSFAQMHGVDEVAVPTAGLQISFTAPSRLGEMLEFRLVPKRLGRSSLDLEITAVCGDEQRVSMTATLVFTRRGAGKSVPWPDDLRAKIDNEINEMVEKDA, translated from the coding sequence ATGACGATGTTCACCTATGCCCAGAAAGTCCTGTTTCAGCATTGCGACCCGGCGGGGATCGTTTTTTATCCGCGCTATTTCGAAATGATCAATGCCACGGTCGAAGAATGGTTCGAGGCCCGTATCGGCTTCAGCTTTGCGCAGATGCATGGGGTTGACGAGGTGGCGGTGCCGACCGCGGGGCTTCAGATCAGCTTTACCGCGCCCAGCCGCCTTGGCGAGATGCTTGAATTTCGGTTGGTGCCGAAACGGTTGGGGCGGTCGAGCCTTGATCTTGAAATCACGGCTGTCTGTGGCGACGAGCAACGCGTTTCGATGACAGCAACGCTGGTGTTTACCAGAAGGGGTGCCGGTAAATCGGTGCCGTGGCCCGATGATTTGCGTGCCAAAATCGACAACGAAATCAATGAAATGGTAGAAAAAGATGCATAA